A genomic region of Mesobacillus jeotgali contains the following coding sequences:
- a CDS encoding MEDS domain-containing protein, translating to MRKKIQDLISTVKENGAHIFYSFENEEKYVDNLIVYVTAAIGLGNHVMIIENDRIMPELQKRIKAEFDKEQQEMIHTINNYEFYCYRGNFNKNTILSYLDNMLSPFLENNIPIQTWAHVEWRDQEQIYQNLGDYEKEADAMLQATNLITICGYDANRVPESLKELLLDSHDYYMTDDNIVRIDRKSII from the coding sequence ATGCGCAAAAAAATCCAGGACTTGATCTCTACTGTTAAAGAAAATGGTGCCCATATTTTTTACTCATTCGAAAACGAAGAGAAATATGTTGATAACCTAATAGTCTATGTTACAGCGGCAATTGGACTCGGCAACCACGTGATGATCATAGAAAATGACCGGATTATGCCTGAACTCCAGAAGAGAATCAAAGCTGAGTTTGATAAGGAACAACAGGAAATGATTCACACAATCAATAATTATGAATTTTACTGCTATCGCGGCAACTTTAATAAGAATACTATTCTTAGTTATTTAGATAACATGCTTTCACCTTTTTTGGAAAATAATATTCCTATTCAGACTTGGGCTCATGTTGAATGGAGAGATCAAGAACAAATCTACCAGAATCTTGGCGATTACGAAAAAGAAGCAGACGCAATGCTTCAGGCCACAAATTTAATCACAATTTGTGGTTATGATGCCAATAGGGTACCTGAATCTTTAAAAGAGCTATTGTTGGATTCCCATGACTATTACATGACAGATGATAACATTGTACGTATTGATCGGAAAAGCATTATTTGA
- a CDS encoding group-specific protein, translating to MGECNIDHSKKDVQEKYQSQKEFLPQEIHPLFNQFFEEEHTQGILNEVFHLLKKYDLVTEEERSERNNRLKLVLKNV from the coding sequence ATGGGAGAATGCAATATTGACCACAGCAAAAAGGATGTCCAGGAGAAATACCAATCACAAAAGGAATTCCTTCCTCAGGAAATTCATCCATTGTTCAACCAATTTTTTGAGGAAGAACATACACAGGGCATTTTGAATGAAGTATTCCACTTGCTTAAGAAGTATGACCTAGTGACAGAAGAAGAAAGAAGCGAACGTAATAACAGATTGAAATTGGTTTTAAAGAACGTATAA
- a CDS encoding NAD(P)H-dependent flavin oxidoreductase: MSKVIPQNWWEQLSVPAIAAPMFLVSGPDLVSSCCKNGVIGSFPAPNARPIEVLDEWMGRLNDELAEAKKQEPERKIAPWAMNMVVHSTYSRLEEELALIKKHQPQLVITSLGSPKKVVDIVHEYGGLVFSDVSDVKFAKKAAQTGVDGLILVANGAGGHAGELNGFAFVDSVRTFWDGIIVLAGSITTGKAVLAAQAAGADLAYMGTRFIVAKESMANDEYRQMVVDATQEDLILTDAFSGVKANMLKPSIVRAGLDPETLQKKDNVNFDSMQRETNAKAWKDIWSAGQGVGAIKDIQSASEIISQLETEYHDALSNLNEKASKLKTFIME, from the coding sequence ATGAGTAAAGTTATTCCACAAAACTGGTGGGAGCAGCTATCTGTTCCTGCAATAGCTGCTCCAATGTTCCTTGTTTCAGGTCCTGATTTGGTTAGTTCCTGCTGCAAAAACGGAGTGATTGGATCATTTCCAGCTCCAAACGCCCGGCCAATTGAAGTTCTAGATGAATGGATGGGCAGGTTGAATGACGAATTAGCAGAAGCAAAAAAACAAGAGCCAGAACGGAAAATCGCACCATGGGCTATGAATATGGTGGTACATAGTACTTACAGCAGGCTTGAGGAAGAGCTTGCCTTAATAAAAAAGCATCAACCTCAGCTTGTTATCACGTCACTCGGGAGTCCTAAGAAAGTGGTAGACATTGTTCATGAATATGGTGGCCTTGTTTTCTCAGATGTCAGTGATGTGAAATTTGCCAAGAAAGCTGCACAGACAGGAGTAGACGGTCTTATTTTAGTCGCTAACGGAGCAGGAGGCCATGCCGGGGAACTGAATGGCTTTGCTTTCGTAGATTCTGTACGGACCTTTTGGGATGGAATCATTGTTCTGGCAGGATCAATCACCACCGGAAAAGCCGTACTTGCTGCACAGGCTGCAGGAGCAGACCTTGCATACATGGGGACAAGATTCATTGTGGCAAAGGAAAGTATGGCGAATGATGAGTACAGACAAATGGTAGTAGATGCAACTCAAGAAGACCTTATTCTCACCGATGCTTTTTCTGGTGTCAAAGCGAATATGCTAAAGCCAAGCATCGTCAGGGCAGGACTGGACCCTGAAACCCTCCAGAAAAAAGATAATGTTAATTTTGATTCGATGCAGAGAGAGACGAATGCCAAGGCTTGGAAAGATATTTGGTCAGCAGGGCAGGGAGTTGGAGCTATTAAGGATATACAATCTGCATCGGAGATTATTAGCCAGTTAGAAACTGAATACCATGATGCTTTAAGTAATTTAAATGAGAAAGCAAGCAAACTCAAGACTTTTATTATGGAATAA
- a CDS encoding glycerol-3-phosphate acyltransferase has translation MPIFSYLLISYLLGSLMAGYFVVRLLGRKDIRVEGSGNVGARNAGRVHGKVSFVLTFLGDSLKGAIVILLGEYFKLSPELLLGGLGFGILGHVKPITLKFKGGMGISTFIGGMLAFEPLTALVIIVGFLLFYPFFKSFTFAGLGSFVLIPAFFYFLGTQPLVVFISAVLVMIIIFIHREDILERLNKRAKN, from the coding sequence ATGCCTATTTTCAGTTATTTATTAATTTCATATCTTCTTGGCAGCTTAATGGCTGGCTATTTCGTTGTTAGGTTACTCGGGAGAAAGGATATAAGAGTCGAGGGAAGCGGCAACGTAGGGGCGCGGAATGCGGGACGGGTCCATGGAAAAGTATCATTCGTTTTGACTTTTCTTGGTGATTCTCTAAAAGGGGCAATTGTAATCCTTCTTGGCGAATATTTTAAACTTTCGCCTGAATTATTATTGGGCGGATTGGGGTTTGGAATCCTTGGCCATGTTAAGCCGATTACCTTGAAATTTAAAGGTGGCATGGGGATCTCTACATTTATCGGAGGGATGCTCGCCTTTGAACCGCTAACAGCTTTGGTTATCATTGTTGGTTTTCTTTTGTTTTATCCCTTTTTTAAAAGTTTTACATTTGCAGGACTTGGTTCCTTTGTTTTGATTCCTGCATTTTTTTACTTCCTGGGAACCCAGCCGCTAGTTGTATTTATTTCAGCCGTACTTGTAATGATTATAATATTCATCCACCGTGAAGATATTTTAGAAAGATTAAATAAAAGAGCTAAAAATTAA
- a CDS encoding MFS transporter, which produces MESPSQITKRNEKNSIINGVASTVVMSMSNNYFALFAIGVLGATNYQVGLISSLPQIIGMFAMILGTVIMSRLQEKKRFTGLSILFTRLFLLGMFLVIYLPEEYRAWTFVLLIGLMNLPGSFAMLSWQSFIGDLISDSRRSGFFSERNRILTIAGMITTLLIGIGLQWFDKSNPLPYQILFILAFLFGIAEVIYLNRHIEPKKEKVPGKKKLNLGWDAYKHKPFIYFLICGLFFNFAWQLAWPLFNIYNIKVAHMTGFWISIITVANQVGQIISFKWWGRMADKHSNGKMLAVTAVGMASAPFLTILSKNMYYLTFVNFTSGLFVSGTVLLLFNQLLEVTKEENRGSFIAQYNILLAIIGFIAPQVGVYLLQLSSIETAMNLAAVLRLLSGAVFLLFFFYMKIERDVDSRLLDQGTQVGKQG; this is translated from the coding sequence ATGGAAAGTCCTTCACAAATAACAAAGAGGAATGAAAAGAATAGCATAATAAATGGTGTCGCTTCTACGGTTGTTATGAGTATGAGCAATAACTACTTTGCCTTATTTGCAATTGGTGTTCTCGGTGCTACGAATTATCAAGTAGGATTAATTAGTTCTTTGCCTCAAATAATAGGCATGTTTGCAATGATTCTTGGTACCGTGATTATGAGCAGGCTGCAGGAAAAAAAGAGGTTCACTGGTCTCTCGATTTTGTTCACTCGTTTATTTTTGCTGGGGATGTTTTTGGTCATCTATCTGCCTGAAGAATACAGGGCCTGGACATTTGTATTACTGATTGGTCTAATGAATCTTCCAGGTTCATTCGCAATGCTTAGCTGGCAGTCATTTATTGGGGACCTTATTTCAGACAGCCGCAGAAGCGGTTTTTTTAGTGAAAGGAACAGGATACTGACCATTGCTGGTATGATTACGACATTGCTGATTGGAATAGGGCTTCAATGGTTTGACAAATCAAATCCTCTGCCATATCAAATCCTCTTCATTTTAGCATTTCTATTTGGTATTGCAGAAGTTATCTATTTAAATAGACATATAGAACCGAAGAAAGAAAAGGTACCTGGCAAGAAAAAGTTAAATTTAGGCTGGGACGCCTATAAACACAAACCGTTCATTTACTTCTTGATATGCGGATTGTTTTTCAACTTTGCCTGGCAGCTAGCCTGGCCTCTGTTCAATATATATAATATCAAGGTCGCTCATATGACTGGTTTCTGGATCAGCATTATAACTGTGGCGAATCAGGTGGGTCAGATCATAAGCTTCAAGTGGTGGGGAAGGATGGCTGATAAGCACAGCAATGGAAAGATGCTGGCAGTTACTGCGGTCGGGATGGCATCAGCGCCATTCCTAACAATCCTTTCGAAAAATATGTATTACCTAACCTTCGTCAACTTTACTTCCGGCCTTTTTGTTTCCGGGACCGTTCTTTTGTTATTTAATCAGCTTCTTGAAGTGACGAAGGAGGAGAACCGTGGAAGTTTTATCGCACAATATAACATTCTTTTAGCGATTATAGGCTTTATTGCACCGCAGGTTGGTGTGTATTTGCTTCAGTTAAGTTCAATTGAAACGGCTATGAATCTCGCTGCTGTTTTACGATTGTTATCAGGCGCGGTTTTTTTATTATTCTTTTTCTATATGAAAATTGAAAGAGATGTGGATTCCCGTTTGCTTGACCAGGGAACCCAAGTAGGTAAGCAAGGTTAG
- a CDS encoding phage holin, whose translation MRLMFNWGVRFKNKAWVIAFISQLMIVAQIVLEGLNILGWTTFRLTDEIQNEILMLVNSIFMILAMLGVIQDPTTKGYRDSKRAMEYKDPN comes from the coding sequence ATGAGACTTATGTTTAACTGGGGTGTTAGGTTCAAAAATAAAGCCTGGGTTATCGCTTTCATTTCACAATTAATGATAGTAGCCCAAATTGTACTGGAAGGTTTAAATATATTGGGGTGGACAACTTTCAGATTGACGGATGAAATCCAGAATGAGATTTTGATGTTGGTAAACAGTATTTTCATGATTCTTGCCATGCTTGGGGTCATACAAGATCCAACCACTAAAGGATACAGAGACAGTAAAAGGGCAATGGAATATAAGGACCCAAACTAA